The following are encoded together in the Anopheles nili chromosome 3, idAnoNiliSN_F5_01, whole genome shotgun sequence genome:
- the LOC128726738 gene encoding odorant receptor 63a-like — METKRYQPPVEFIDLVQKSSFWVRWMGTSMGIWPVEHVSIRPQWYRKLYYFMLLALWYNTYVQIEFLFHNLKTLNLAVQSLCSLCSISSAIFKVMRLHAYENEIRDIWQTLENVTVLKELHFLRKSDSDTIFGRINKQLMRQWKEVHFNLRFYNLMVGLVACNYSIIPFCSNLYNQLKGREFNRSFVYRTYYRSMELLKYRSPLFEVLFCSESLSGYTTWASMVAFDGLYVVMVLNAVSLLRLLGDFMRETTNSGFTEREKIFFQRECIRYHIKVIRLVEKLNEIFAPVLLVQLLTSTSIICVIAFAASSQSNASDSQTMLMVLYLITAIYQLFQFCWYGQRFQNESFKLPQAVYDAEWEQCAKQFNTTHHILLLYSQRQLDMRAWNFSAMSLETFSTIIRSAVSYFTVLQTLAEE; from the exons ATGGAGACGAAACGATATCAGCCGCCGGTGGAATTCATCGATCTTGTGCAAAAGAGCTCGTTCTGGGTTCGATGGATGGGTACATCAATGGGTATCTGGCCAGTAGAGCATGTTTCTATACGCCCGCAGTGGTATCGAAAGCTGTACTACTTCATGCTGTTAGCCCTCTGGTACAACACGTACGTGCAGAtagaatttttgtttcataaccTTAAAACCCTGAATCTAGCGGTACAG AGCCTTTGCTCTCTTTGTAGTATTTCATCGGCTATTTTCAAAGTGATGCGGTTGCATGCGTACGAAAATGAGATCAGAGATATTTGGCAGACGTTAGAAAACGTGACAGTACTTAAAGAACTTCATTTTCTGCGGAAAT CCGACAGCGATACCATTTTCGGCCGTATCAACAAACAGCTCATGCGTCAGTGGAAGGAAGTTCATTTTAACTTGCGTTTCTACAACCTTATGGTCGGGCTAGTGGCCTGTAATTACTCGATCATACCATTCTGTAGCAATCTGTACAACCAGCTCAAGGGGCGGGAGTTTAATAGAAGCTTTG TCTACAGAACGTACTACAGGTCGATGGAACTCCTCAAGTATCGTTCTCCGTTGTTTGAGGTGTTGTTCTGTTCCGAGAGCTTATCCGGCTACACGACCTGGGCCAGTATGGTTGCATTTGACGGTCTTTACGTGGTGATGGTCCTTAACGCGGTCTCACTTCTCCGTCTGCTGGGAGACTTTATGCGCGAAACAACGAATTCCGGTTTcaccgaaagagagaaaatctTTTTTCAACGAGAATGCATACGCTACCACATAAAAGTGATTCG GTTGGTTGAAAAACTCAACGAAATATTCGCCCCGGTACTGCTAGTACAGTTGCTCACCAGCACGTCCATTATCTGCGTCATCGCGTTTGCAGCCAGCAGCCAGTCG AACGCGAGCGATTCGCAGACCATGCTGATGGTACTCTACCTGATAACGGCTATCTACCAGCTGTTCCAGTTCTGCTGGTACGGACAGCGGTTCCAGAACGAG AGCTTCAAGTTGCCACAGGCTGTGTACGACGCAGAATGGGAACAGTGTGCGAAGCAATTCAACACCACGCATCACATCCTGCTGCTATACAGCCAGCGTCAGTTGGACATGCGCGCGTGGAACTTCTCTGCCATGTCGCTGGAAACGTTTTCCACG ATAATCCGAAGCGCAGTTTCCTACTTCACCGTACTGCAAACGCTCGCCGAAGAGTAA
- the LOC128724879 gene encoding scoloptoxin SSD976-like: MHRAINALTLLFMIPIAQGYGPSYYCSPSLCPHGGPNVGCNPPPLAGGHFCYGKSASVVPLTAAIQAHILHLHNLYRSRVASGYQFPLAPAARMYTMVWDDELASQAGNNARSCVFAHDRCRNTPQFYTSGQNIALIKFYESTYSVNDLITRFITGWWSEYQYTKPAHIEMFTRSQAKKIGHFTMMVNDRTWKVGCAMQNWVEGGATKVYFVCNYSYNNIITQKVYTTGSPGSQCQAGLNPSYPGLCRT, encoded by the exons ATGCATCGAGCAATAAACG CACTCACGCTTCTCTTCATGATCCCGATCGCGCAAGGATACGGCCCCAGCTACTACTGCTCGCCGAGCCTCTGCCCACATGGTGGACCCAACGTAGGTTGCAATCCACCACCGCTGGCAGGCGGCCACTTCTGCTACGGCAAGTCGGCCAGTGTTGTACCACTGACTGCCGCGATTCAGGCGCACATCCTGCACCTGCACAACCTCTATCGATCGCGCGTCGCTTCCGGCTACCAATTTCCACTGGCACCGGCCGCTCGCATGTACACAATGGTGTGGGATGACGAGCTGGCTTCTCAGGCTGGCAATAATGCACGTTCGTGCGTTTTCGCCCACGATCGATGCCGCAACACGCCGCAGTTTTACACCTCCGGGCAGAACATTGCGCTAATAAAGTTCTACGAGTCGACTTACTCGGTCAACGATTTGATAACACGCTTCATTACCGGCTGGTGGAGTGAGTACCAGTACACGAAACCGGCTCACATCGAGATGTTCACTCGGTCCCAAGC CAAGAAGATCGGTCACTTCACTATGATGGTCAACGATCGCACCTGGAAGGTCGGGTGCGCCATGCAAAACTGGGTCGAGGGAGGTGCCACGAAGGTATACTTTGTGTGCAACTATTCGTACAACAACATCATCACCCAGAAGGTATACACCACGGGAAGTCCCGGGTCCCAATGCCAGGCTGGCCTCAATCCCAGCTATCCGGGACTTTGTAGAACGTGA
- the LOC128724880 gene encoding leucine-rich alpha-2-glycoprotein-like: MHFGLADASLWIVVIAVRLQLCSCSKYTCTIGTDGFCIFQGVHIESLEQAQDAQLEPPAAAADVTRVKFRDSSMYQLPLGLYGAFHHLQELRVWWMHLHSIHVDARLLTLDAEKNRISSITADSGTVPQLRKLELNQNRLRNIDNISVFEHLEVLELAHNDLRTLDLCVFQRMSKLRLLDLSSNNIGLVHSSIGQQKLAALTVLYLNDNRLTYLDLGILRSFPALEKVHLANNALVYVDHDSLPTMLPRLRIFHLQTNDWHCEALSELIAQLRKTGVQDFKTFSAFNCKDRTIEGVCCTENKPFALVRKSNQYFANYANELNGHTRHLMRELQHTRHEMARIATNDNFTQSSLQNLGDEVEELRNQLTDVMASTDPVTSRPGGPNRTPPTNGAGGVLDPERLTAEVAKLRRDFQKVNGENQTLRQQLRQYDKMRQELDALRTDTNETKLSFQLMKEENAQLRQDLSRLEQKYQQLFSRGAVA; encoded by the exons ATGCACTTCGGATTAGCGGATGCATC GCTGTGGATAGTGGTGATTGCGGTGCGACTGCAGCTTTGCTCGTGCTCGAAGTACACCTGCACGATCGGCACGGACGGGTTCTGCATTTTTCAGGGTGTGCACATCGAGAGCCTGGAACAGGCGCAGGACGCACAGCTAGAACCCCCGGCGGCTGCCGCGGACGTGACACGGGTTAAGTTTCGGGACTCGAGCATGTACCAGCTGCCCCTCGGGCTTTATGGTGCGTTCCATCACCTACAGGAACTGCGCGTTTGGTGGATGCATCTGCACAGTATTCACGTCGATGCACGTCTGCTGACGCTAGATGCAGAGAAGAATCGCATCAGCAGCATTACGGCCGACTCTGGCACGGTACCGCAGCTGCGTAAGCTCGAGCTCAACCAGAATCGGCTGCGCAACATCGACAACATCTCGGTGTTCGAACATCTGGAGGTGCTCGAGCTCGCGCATAATGATCTCCGCACGCTGGATCTGTGCGTGTTTCAGCGGATGTCGAAGTTGCGCTTGCTCGATCTGTCCAGCAACAACATCGGGCTGGTGCACAGCTCAATCGGCCAACAGAAGCTAGCGGCGTTGACAGTATTATACCTGAATGACAACCGACTCACGTACCTGGACCTAGGCATTCTGCGATCGTTTCCCGCACTCGAAAAGGTGCATCTTGCGAACAATGCACTCGTGTACGTTGATCATGACTCCCTACCGACGATGTTGCCTCGACTACGCATCTTCCACCTGCAAACCAACGACTGGCACTGTGAGGCGCTGTCGGAGTTGATCGCTCAGCTGCGCAAGACAGGTGTGCAGGACTTCAAGACGTTCAGTGCATTCAACTGCAAggatcgcacgatcgaggGTGTTTGCTGCACCGAAAACAAGCCGTTCGCTCTCGTGCGTAAGTCCAACCAGTACTTCGCGAATTACGCCAACGAGCTGAACGGTCACACGCGCCACCTGATGCGTGAGCTTCAACACACACGCCACGAGATGGCGCGCATCGCCACCAATGACAACTTCACGCAGAGTTCGCTGCAGAACCTCGGAGATGAGGTGGAGGAGCTGCGCAATCAACTAACGGATGTGATGGCCTCGACGGATCCGGTGACCAGTCGTCCGGGAGGACCCAACCGTACTCCGCCAACAAATGGGGCAGGTGGTGTCCTTGATCCGGAACGACTAACTGCGGAGGTGGCGAAGTTGCGACGTGATTTCCAGAAGGTGAACGGTGAGAACCAGACGCTTCGTCAGCAGTTGCGTCAGTACGACAAGATGCGCCAGGAACTGGACGCACTGCGCACGGACACGAACGAGACAAAGCTGTCCTTCCAGCTCATGAAGGAGGAGAACGCGCAACTTCGGCAGGATCTCAGTCGGCTGGAGCAGAAGTACCAGCAGCTATTCAGTCGAGGCGCGGTCGCCTGA